A single Abyssisolibacter fermentans DNA region contains:
- a CDS encoding sigma-54-dependent Fis family transcriptional regulator, protein MDKLAIGRGVTLKTWKEFIHKGNKDETIRDIIIDSWERSKTYRIDPYINEIQISLNSKDLSHRYQKMLPLIKRAKPFMESLNKLVGGPNLIIRFTDKDGYVLEWLGEPGFINKYGKLNFYKGCNIREDVIGTNAIGLALKIGKAVQVVGEEHFCKIYHNWTSSACPIKDDMNNIIGVLSLTGVKNNIYPHTLGMVIAASQAIENELKLENINKQLDLANKHFYAIMESISEGLICTDSKGVIQDINLFARRFLKLKEKDIVGKRIESILYKNDYLRIENLIEKGRRFEEEEIYFKTKSGKSNPCIVNITPIKFLASESLEGIVITFKNEKVVHKLVNKIVGAKARFTFDDIIGDSRTMKNTKNMAMMASASDTTVLLLGESGVGKEMFAQAIHNESNRKKKPFVVLNCGAIPRELVASELFGYVEGAFTGARRGGQHGKFERANEGTIFLDEIGDMPLDAQVSLLRVLEMRQITRVGGHEVVPVNVRVIAATHKDLKKEVERGNFRDDLFYRLNVMPIYIPSLRNRKEDITEVSDYFIYKFLDKMNKKIKGIDSSFYKALKQYSWPGNIRELQNVIQRAINMVKDNQYITSNDLPRYIFEDMDNKNTDNIAIYNDIYNLEAIEKNTIIEALKKCKGNMALTAKLLGIGRSTLYRKMDKYLLKGSISK, encoded by the coding sequence TTGGATAAGCTTGCTATTGGAAGAGGCGTAACTTTAAAGACTTGGAAAGAATTTATTCATAAAGGCAATAAAGATGAGACTATTAGGGATATTATTATAGATTCGTGGGAAAGAAGTAAAACATATAGAATAGATCCTTATATTAATGAAATCCAAATATCTTTAAATAGTAAAGATTTGTCGCATAGATATCAAAAGATGTTACCATTGATAAAAAGAGCTAAGCCTTTCATGGAAAGTTTGAATAAGCTTGTTGGAGGTCCAAACCTTATAATTAGATTTACAGATAAAGATGGATATGTTCTTGAATGGCTTGGAGAACCAGGCTTTATCAATAAATATGGAAAATTGAATTTTTACAAAGGATGTAATATAAGAGAAGATGTAATTGGAACAAATGCAATAGGACTTGCTTTAAAAATTGGAAAAGCCGTACAAGTAGTTGGAGAGGAACATTTTTGCAAAATATATCATAATTGGACTTCATCTGCATGTCCTATAAAAGACGATATGAATAATATAATTGGAGTATTAAGTTTAACAGGAGTAAAAAATAATATATATCCACATACGTTAGGTATGGTAATTGCTGCATCTCAAGCTATAGAAAATGAATTGAAATTAGAAAATATAAATAAGCAATTGGACTTAGCTAACAAACATTTTTACGCAATAATGGAATCTATATCAGAAGGCTTAATATGTACAGATAGTAAAGGAGTAATTCAAGATATTAATTTGTTTGCTAGAAGATTTTTGAAATTAAAGGAAAAAGATATTGTGGGTAAAAGAATAGAAAGCATTTTATATAAAAATGATTATCTAAGGATTGAAAACTTGATAGAAAAAGGAAGAAGATTTGAAGAGGAAGAAATATATTTTAAAACAAAAAGTGGTAAAAGTAATCCGTGCATAGTAAATATAACACCTATAAAGTTTTTGGCTTCGGAAAGTCTTGAGGGTATAGTTATAACTTTTAAAAATGAAAAGGTTGTTCATAAGCTTGTTAATAAAATAGTTGGAGCAAAGGCAAGATTTACGTTTGATGATATTATAGGTGATAGTAGAACCATGAAGAACACAAAAAACATGGCTATGATGGCATCAGCTAGTGATACTACAGTATTATTATTAGGTGAAAGTGGAGTAGGTAAAGAGATGTTTGCTCAGGCTATTCATAATGAAAGTAATAGAAAGAAAAAGCCCTTTGTAGTGCTTAATTGTGGAGCGATACCAAGAGAACTGGTAGCAAGCGAGTTATTTGGATATGTAGAAGGAGCATTTACTGGAGCAAGAAGAGGTGGGCAGCATGGAAAATTTGAACGGGCTAACGAAGGTACTATTTTTTTAGATGAAATAGGAGATATGCCATTAGATGCTCAGGTAAGTTTGTTGAGAGTGTTAGAAATGAGACAAATTACAAGAGTTGGTGGACATGAAGTAGTTCCAGTTAATGTTAGAGTTATAGCAGCAACACATAAAGATTTAAAAAAAGAAGTTGAAAGAGGCAATTTTAGAGATGATTTATTTTATAGATTAAATGTAATGCCTATATATATTCCTTCGCTTAGAAATAGAAAAGAAGACATAACAGAGGTTAGTGATTATTTTATCTATAAATTTTTAGATAAGATGAATAAAAAAATAAAAGGGATAGATTCAAGTTTTTATAAAGCATTAAAACAATATTCATGGCCTGGAAATATTAGAGAATTACAAAATGTAATACAAAGAGCAATAAATATGGTAAAAGATAATCAATACATAACATCAAATGATTTACCAAGATATATATTTGAAGATATGGATAATAAAAATACTGATAATATTGCAATATATAACGATATTTACAATTTAGAAGCAATAGAAAAAAATACAATTATAGAAGCACTAAAAAAATGTAAAGGAAACATGGCTTTGACAGCAAAGCTTTTAGGTATTGGAAGAAGTACTTTGTACAGGAAGATGGATAAGTATTTATTAAAAGGGAGTATTTCAAAGTAA
- a CDS encoding Na+/H+ antiporter subunit E, with translation MIIILLLFFIILAESVNIETVVIGFVLSLIVCYLNRSFIKTNKTSSFSIFKVLYFVWYSLILIKEIIIANFKVAAIILKPNIKISPNVISIKTSLKSKSYIAILANSITLTPGTLTIDIKDDRLDIHCLTKRDSENLKDLKLEKILLKIEEMNYGV, from the coding sequence TTGATTATTATATTATTATTGTTTTTTATCATTTTAGCTGAAAGCGTTAACATAGAAACTGTAGTAATTGGATTTGTATTAAGCTTGATTGTTTGCTATTTGAACAGAAGCTTTATTAAAACAAATAAGACAAGTAGTTTTAGTATATTTAAAGTTCTATATTTTGTATGGTACTCATTAATTCTAATCAAAGAAATAATTATAGCAAACTTTAAGGTAGCTGCAATAATTTTAAAACCTAATATTAAAATATCACCAAATGTAATTTCTATTAAAACTTCTCTAAAATCCAAATCTTATATAGCTATATTAGCAAATTCGATAACACTTACACCAGGAACTTTAACAATAGATATTAAAGACGATAGACTAGATATTCACTGTCTTACTAAAAGAGATAGTGAAAACTTAAAGGATTTAAAGCTTGAAAAAATACTTCTAAAAATTGAGGAGATGAATTATGGAGTATAG
- a CDS encoding monovalent cation/H+ antiporter complex subunit F: MEYRIKIFIIALSINILLCMIRAVIGPSKLDRLVAINIIGTKTIVLIASVAFIIHETFFIDVVLVYALISFLSSIFVCNPD, from the coding sequence ATGGAGTATAGAATAAAAATCTTTATTATAGCACTTAGCATAAATATTTTACTTTGTATGATAAGAGCTGTAATAGGTCCTTCAAAATTAGATAGACTAGTTGCAATAAATATTATAGGTACCAAAACTATTGTGCTAATTGCTTCAGTAGCATTTATCATACATGAAACATTTTTTATTGATGTGGTACTAGTTTATGCACTTATTAGTTTTCTATCATCAATATTTGTTTGTAACCCAGATTAA
- the mnhG gene encoding monovalent cation/H(+) antiporter subunit G — translation MIKSILEIILLLGGLFFFSVGTIGILRFPDVMTRIHSGAKCDTLGLALSLSALALHNGFNFVSVKLMLVIVFVWISNPTIAHLIAKAANKK, via the coding sequence ATGATAAAGAGTATTCTTGAAATTATATTACTACTAGGTGGTTTATTTTTCTTTTCAGTTGGAACAATTGGTATATTGAGATTTCCTGATGTAATGACTAGAATCCATAGCGGAGCAAAATGTGACACATTAGGATTAGCTCTATCATTGTCAGCATTAGCATTACACAATGGTTTTAACTTTGTATCTGTAAAGCTTATGTTGGTAATTGTATTTGTATGGATAAGTAATCCTACCATAGCACATTTAATTGCAAAAGCTGCGAATAAAAAATAA
- a CDS encoding hydrogenase subunit MbhD domain-containing protein, which translates to MESFSFIMIAFLIISAITVSVIRNLLSAVIIFMVYSLIMAILWQQLHAPDVAITEAAVGAGITTILFVITLKKIRGIKR; encoded by the coding sequence GTGGAAAGTTTTAGTTTTATAATGATAGCATTTTTAATAATTTCAGCCATAACAGTTTCAGTTATACGAAATTTATTGTCTGCTGTAATTATATTTATGGTTTATTCACTAATAATGGCTATACTCTGGCAGCAGTTACATGCTCCAGATGTTGCAATTACAGAGGCGGCAGTAGGAGCAGGTATTACTACAATTCTATTTGTTATAACACTTAAAAAGATTAGAGGTATTAAGAGATGA
- the mbhE gene encoding hydrogen gas-evolving membrane-bound hydrogenase subunit E, which yields MRIFLSIIITIIIISILLLGVCDLADFHSDKAFEKRTISKKYIDDSVKDTGAINVVTGIILDYRAFDTFCEATVLFTGVICIVILLLKK from the coding sequence ATGAGAATTTTTTTATCTATAATTATTACTATAATTATTATATCTATATTATTGCTAGGAGTATGTGATTTAGCTGATTTTCATAGTGATAAAGCATTTGAAAAGAGAACTATCTCAAAAAAATATATAGATGATTCAGTAAAAGATACAGGAGCTATAAATGTAGTGACTGGTATTATATTAGATTACAGAGCGTTTGATACTTTTTGTGAGGCGACTGTTTTATTTACAGGTGTTATATGTATAGTAATTCTTTTATTAAAAAAATAG
- a CDS encoding MnhB domain-containing protein, with protein sequence MNSVILREMLKVIIPFIQMFGVYVMFFGHLSPGGGFAGGTIAGASLILYSFICPKEKLNEILAVTKLMRVMATALIFYGLLKGYYFLGDNFHLPVLPLGKAGNIISAGAILPLNIAVGVIVSITVYLLFNIFNSESL encoded by the coding sequence ATGAATAGCGTTATATTAAGAGAAATGCTAAAAGTAATAATTCCTTTTATTCAGATGTTTGGTGTATATGTTATGTTTTTTGGACATCTATCGCCTGGAGGAGGTTTTGCAGGAGGTACTATAGCTGGTGCTAGTTTAATACTTTACAGCTTTATTTGTCCTAAGGAGAAACTAAATGAAATCTTAGCTGTTACAAAATTAATGAGAGTTATGGCAACAGCTTTAATATTTTATGGGTTATTAAAAGGATATTATTTTTTAGGTGATAATTTTCATTTGCCCGTTTTACCATTAGGTAAAGCAGGAAATATAATTAGTGCAGGTGCTATTTTACCGCTTAATATTGCTGTTGGAGTCATAGTAAGCATTACTGTCTATTTACTTTTTAATATATTTAACTCTGAAAGTCTATAG
- a CDS encoding sodium:proton antiporter produces MKILLDNYFETGAIILFGIGFMTLLIHNNLIKKIIGMNIMDTSVFLFFIAKGFIIGKQSPILNSTSGGYVDPLPSALMLTGIVVALSVTAVLLALTIKLYRYYGTIELDEIMEIRRKNNGFS; encoded by the coding sequence ATGAAGATTTTGTTAGATAACTATTTTGAAACAGGAGCAATTATTTTATTTGGTATAGGATTTATGACACTTTTAATTCATAATAATTTGATAAAAAAAATTATAGGCATGAATATTATGGATACATCGGTTTTTTTATTTTTTATAGCAAAAGGTTTTATTATAGGCAAGCAATCTCCTATATTAAATAGCACAAGTGGTGGCTATGTCGATCCATTACCAAGTGCATTAATGCTTACTGGAATAGTTGTTGCACTTAGCGTTACAGCAGTGTTATTAGCACTAACCATTAAGTTATATAGGTATTATGGAACTATAGAATTAGATGAAATTATGGAAATAAGGAGGAAGAACAATGGATTTAGTTAG
- a CDS encoding complex I subunit 5 family protein, with the protein MDLVRSIPLLSILILFISGFLFIIINKKNTKKLSAISLFLVFILMCVHFIYVYKYGSYTYRVGHFDAPIGITFFISNTEAIIGLLFSVVTLLICFYSYFIIKNEVNIEKQNLYYLLINVLLASLLGIVFTNDLFNAFVFLEISALTSCGIIAVKDSKESIKATLKYLILSSLGSGLVLMGIAFLYPLTGVLDMDMCQQAIMNVGESYNRLILISVCLFTIGLGVKSAMFGLHTWLPDAHSSAPTASSAILSALVIKPPVILLIKIYYRVFGISLIKEIGILDVLLVFGLVGMIAGSIFALNQKEVKRLIAYSSIAQMGYIFYGIGLGNKFGVVISIFHIIGHALTKSTLFLIVGAMIHKTGSKYIKDLKGIGKEMPITLGLFTICSLSMVGIPILPGFVSKWKLSLATIESGKIYLVGVILLSSLLNVAYYFPIIINGFFGEENIRNKVYKSKELKKAKMIPLTILTFLIVLSGIFSLQLINLINIDF; encoded by the coding sequence ATGGATTTAGTTAGAAGCATACCTTTACTAAGTATTTTGATACTCTTTATTTCAGGCTTTTTATTTATAATAATAAATAAAAAAAATACAAAAAAATTATCAGCAATTAGTTTGTTTCTAGTATTTATATTGATGTGTGTACATTTTATTTATGTTTATAAATACGGTAGCTATACTTATAGAGTTGGTCATTTTGATGCACCAATAGGTATAACATTCTTTATAAGCAATACAGAGGCTATAATCGGTCTATTATTCAGTGTTGTTACCTTGCTTATATGTTTTTACAGTTATTTTATTATAAAAAATGAAGTTAATATAGAAAAACAAAATCTTTATTATTTATTAATAAATGTACTATTAGCTTCATTACTAGGTATAGTATTTACGAATGATTTATTTAATGCATTTGTATTTTTAGAGATATCTGCCTTAACTTCTTGTGGGATTATAGCAGTAAAGGACAGCAAAGAGAGTATAAAAGCGACACTTAAATATTTGATTTTAAGTAGTTTAGGTTCAGGACTTGTGCTTATGGGTATAGCATTTTTATATCCCTTAACAGGTGTTTTAGATATGGATATGTGTCAGCAGGCTATTATGAACGTTGGAGAAAGCTATAATAGGTTAATTCTAATCAGTGTATGTCTTTTTACTATTGGATTAGGGGTTAAAAGTGCTATGTTTGGCTTACACACTTGGCTGCCAGATGCACATTCATCAGCTCCCACTGCTTCAAGTGCAATATTATCTGCTTTGGTTATTAAGCCACCAGTAATTTTACTAATAAAAATATATTATAGAGTGTTTGGTATATCTTTAATTAAAGAAATAGGTATATTAGATGTTTTGTTAGTATTTGGTTTAGTAGGTATGATAGCAGGTTCTATATTTGCACTTAATCAAAAGGAGGTAAAGAGATTAATAGCATATTCAAGCATTGCTCAAATGGGATATATTTTTTATGGAATAGGTTTAGGTAATAAGTTTGGAGTTGTAATTAGTATATTTCATATTATAGGTCATGCACTTACTAAATCAACATTGTTCTTGATAGTTGGAGCTATGATTCATAAAACTGGTTCTAAGTATATAAAAGATTTAAAAGGTATAGGAAAAGAGATGCCAATAACGTTAGGTTTATTTACAATATGTAGTTTATCAATGGTTGGTATACCCATATTGCCAGGCTTTGTAAGTAAGTGGAAGCTTTCACTTGCAACCATAGAATCAGGTAAAATTTATTTAGTAGGAGTGATATTACTTAGCAGCTTATTGAATGTAGCATATTATTTCCCAATTATAATAAATGGATTTTTTGGAGAAGAAAATATAAGAAACAAGGTATATAAAAGCAAAGAGCTTAAGAAAGCTAAAATGATACCTTTAACAATTTTAACTTTTTTAATAGTACTTTCAGGGATATTTTCATTGCAGTTAATAAATTTGATAAACATAGATTTTTAG
- a CDS encoding proton-conducting transporter membrane subunit — protein sequence MKYTLLLPIFFPLLMAQLKNIIKFKNKKNRNFFLYFTVITNLLIIIALIKSNEKVNVHFVKISSFLDIYFKIDKLSVLFALLVSILWIFTTTYSISYMKHEKGEKRFFTFFIATLGITLGIAFAGNLFTLYIFYELLTLSTFPLVIHAESKDALYSGKKYLIYSFSGATLVLLGMMILYSFTGNLDFTNRGVLANIMYANRDMMLIYIVMFVGFGVKAAMVPFHSWLPAAMVAPTPVSALLHAVAVVKSGIFALIRITYYIFGAEVVEATRANIYLSIMVVLTILLGSILALHQDNLKKRLAYSTISQLGYILLGIVLLNKSALIGALMHLINHAVIKITLFFCAGSIYVQTHKKYISQLQGIGKSMPITMGCFAIASISLIGIPPTNAFVSKWYLALGGLDNKVIFPIIILLSAFLTAMYILPVIITSFFHKKDQENIEKVEAEFNMLIPITILTGIIVFLGLFPNVVLNYVISIVNEVL from the coding sequence ATGAAATATACTTTATTATTACCGATTTTTTTTCCGTTATTAATGGCACAATTGAAAAACATAATCAAATTTAAAAATAAGAAGAATAGAAACTTTTTTTTATATTTTACAGTCATTACAAACCTGTTAATTATTATTGCTTTAATAAAGTCTAATGAAAAGGTGAATGTACACTTTGTAAAGATCAGCTCTTTTTTAGATATATATTTTAAGATAGATAAATTAAGCGTTTTGTTTGCATTATTAGTAAGTATTTTGTGGATATTTACAACAACGTATTCAATAAGCTATATGAAGCATGAAAAGGGCGAAAAACGGTTTTTTACATTTTTTATAGCAACTTTAGGGATAACGTTGGGTATAGCATTTGCTGGTAACTTATTTACACTATACATTTTTTATGAGCTGTTAACATTATCTACATTTCCTTTAGTAATACATGCTGAAAGTAAAGATGCATTATATAGTGGGAAGAAATATCTCATTTATTCGTTTAGTGGAGCGACATTAGTATTGTTAGGAATGATGATTCTTTATAGTTTTACTGGTAATCTTGATTTTACTAACAGAGGTGTTCTAGCAAATATCATGTATGCTAATAGAGATATGATGTTAATATATATAGTTATGTTTGTTGGTTTTGGAGTGAAAGCGGCCATGGTTCCCTTTCATTCATGGCTCCCAGCAGCAATGGTAGCACCTACACCTGTAAGTGCCTTGTTACATGCTGTTGCAGTAGTGAAATCAGGAATATTTGCACTCATAAGAATAACATATTATATATTTGGAGCTGAAGTTGTTGAAGCTACAAGAGCAAATATTTATTTAAGCATAATGGTTGTTTTAACAATTTTGTTAGGTTCTATATTAGCATTACATCAAGATAATTTAAAAAAGAGATTGGCTTATTCTACAATAAGTCAGCTGGGATATATTTTACTAGGGATAGTACTATTGAATAAAAGTGCGCTTATTGGTGCTTTGATGCATCTAATAAACCATGCTGTAATAAAAATAACGTTGTTCTTTTGTGCTGGGTCTATATATGTACAGACTCATAAAAAATACATTTCACAATTGCAAGGTATTGGCAAGAGTATGCCAATTACAATGGGTTGTTTTGCTATAGCATCTATATCACTTATAGGTATACCACCAACTAATGCTTTTGTGAGTAAATGGTATCTTGCGCTAGGTGGTTTAGACAATAAAGTCATATTTCCAATAATAATATTGTTAAGTGCTTTCTTAACTGCAATGTATATACTTCCAGTAATAATAACATCTTTTTTTCATAAAAAAGATCAAGAAAATATTGAAAAAGTAGAAGCAGAGTTTAATATGCTAATACCTATTACTATACTAACAGGTATTATAGTGTTTTTAGGTCTATTTCCTAATGTAGTATTAAATTATGTAATAAGTATAGTAAATGAAGTGCTTTAA
- a CDS encoding complex I subunit 5 family protein has translation MDSIILISLISIPTIGCVIGYIVGRYSEKYRNRINFITTGLLLVVVSFLYKVVIVRDISVFIPNIMGTGLDLKLDAFRYIFVWITAFVWFLCIIYSRAYLIKYKNRNRYYAFFMLTLSSTIGIFISNNLLNLFTFFEIMSFTSYVLIIHDQDKYSLDAGKTYLSMAIGAGLVLLMGLFLLFDYTQTLNIDELPLKVKTLGNIRYVISFLILVGFGAKASIFPLHIWLPKAHPAAPTPASAVLSGILIKAGIFGMIIVVNIMMDSDYLLSMIIIGLGLINMFFGGFMAMFQRNIKRILAYSSMSQAGYITLGIGLVGVLHDKQVAIIGVLYHVFNHGIFKVLLFLTAGVIYMILHELSINKIRGFGKNKKLLKVIFLVGLFAIIGFPGFNGFISKTILHEALAEAAKENHNIFFIMAEIIFYLASAFTTAYLLKIFMFVFVEKNEKFTGQYKEQIKKRAIIPMIILAVVVIYVGLNPNSLKPLLSRALKMFGIKEIIHLNVYSLESIKSSLFVTALGVLIYYLFIQKFLLKGKTYVNPTLKCLSLEADVYKPVLTISYHISAKILHVFDTMIVEGVTFIAISLKKLSQVDIEPINKKISKKTKELLKNINNTSYIIEEGTQDSKENLSRVISNSLFTINNIGYSILIFALTLGSILFIIAL, from the coding sequence GTGGATAGTATTATTCTAATTAGCTTAATATCAATACCGACTATTGGGTGTGTGATAGGATATATAGTTGGTAGATATAGTGAAAAATATAGAAATCGTATAAACTTTATAACAACAGGGTTACTACTTGTAGTAGTTTCATTTTTATATAAAGTAGTGATAGTAAGAGATATTAGTGTTTTTATTCCTAACATAATGGGTACAGGGCTAGACCTTAAATTAGATGCCTTTAGATATATATTTGTGTGGATAACTGCATTTGTTTGGTTTTTATGTATAATTTATTCAAGAGCTTATTTGATAAAGTATAAGAATAGAAATAGATATTATGCATTTTTTATGCTTACTCTTAGTAGTACAATTGGCATTTTTATATCAAATAACTTATTAAATCTATTTACATTCTTTGAAATCATGTCATTTACTTCATATGTTTTAATAATACATGACCAAGATAAATACTCACTAGATGCCGGAAAGACTTATTTAAGTATGGCTATTGGAGCTGGATTAGTGTTATTGATGGGGTTATTTCTATTATTTGATTATACTCAAACTCTAAATATAGATGAGCTGCCTTTAAAGGTAAAAACATTAGGCAATATTAGATATGTAATAAGCTTTTTAATTTTAGTAGGTTTTGGTGCTAAAGCTAGTATATTTCCATTACACATATGGCTTCCAAAAGCTCACCCAGCAGCTCCAACACCTGCAAGTGCAGTTCTATCAGGAATTTTAATCAAGGCAGGAATATTTGGAATGATTATTGTTGTAAATATAATGATGGATTCAGATTATTTATTATCAATGATAATAATAGGTTTAGGACTTATAAATATGTTTTTTGGTGGATTTATGGCTATGTTTCAGAGAAATATCAAAAGAATACTAGCTTATAGCAGTATGAGCCAAGCAGGTTATATAACCTTGGGCATTGGTTTGGTTGGTGTTTTACACGATAAACAAGTAGCTATCATAGGTGTATTGTATCATGTGTTTAATCATGGGATTTTCAAGGTTTTATTGTTTTTAACAGCAGGTGTAATTTATATGATTTTACATGAACTTAGCATTAATAAAATTAGAGGCTTTGGCAAGAACAAAAAGCTTTTAAAAGTTATATTTTTGGTAGGATTGTTTGCAATAATAGGCTTTCCTGGATTTAATGGTTTTATAAGCAAGACTATATTACATGAAGCCTTAGCGGAAGCAGCAAAGGAAAACCACAATATATTTTTCATAATGGCTGAAATTATATTTTATTTAGCAAGTGCATTTACCACTGCTTATTTATTAAAGATTTTTATGTTTGTATTTGTTGAAAAAAATGAGAAATTTACAGGTCAATACAAGGAGCAAATAAAAAAAAGAGCAATAATTCCAATGATTATACTTGCTGTAGTAGTAATTTATGTAGGTTTAAATCCAAATAGCTTAAAGCCTTTGTTATCAAGAGCATTAAAAATGTTTGGTATAAAAGAAATAATTCACTTAAATGTTTATAGTTTAGAGAGTATAAAAAGCTCATTGTTTGTTACAGCATTAGGAGTATTAATATATTATTTGTTTATTCAAAAGTTCTTACTAAAGGGAAAAACATATGTAAATCCTACATTGAAATGTTTGAGTTTAGAAGCAGATGTTTATAAACCTGTGCTTACAATAAGTTATCATATATCAGCTAAAATATTGCATGTTTTTGATACAATGATTGTTGAAGGTGTGACATTTATAGCTATATCTTTAAAAAAGTTAAGTCAAGTAGATATCGAGCCAATTAATAAGAAAATTTCCAAAAAGACAAAGGAATTATTAAAAAATATTAACAATACTTCATATATAATTGAAGAAGGAACTCAGGATAGTAAAGAAAATCTGTCAAGAGTAATATCTAATAGTTTATTTACAATAAATAATATAGGATACTCAATATTAATATTTGCACTTACATTAGGAAGTATTCTTTTTATCATTGCATTATAA
- a CDS encoding sigma-54 interaction domain-containing protein, whose translation MENIDINLEEFVNIIDNLYDEIVIWDNNYKLVYINYPCLRHYGVHRDEIIGKKYYEIIDREYWNPQMLPYVYDEKVSVIQKQKLSMGSESVTIATPIFDRNGELKYVAMIGRDYINNINHYNPIEIEKSKKEYSQDNESEIIYKSEKMKDIINIANKISKVSSPCLIMGETGTGKTMLARYMHKKSNRNNKLFVDINCASFSKELIESELFGYKKGAFTGARSEGKKGLIEIANGGTLFLDEIFELPLDLQAKLLHVIQEKRFLPVGGTEKIEVDIKIIAATNCDLKKMVEAGRFREDLFYRLNVFEILIPPLRERKTDITLLTSYFLNYFNNKYDTIHEISEETFAIVNNYSWPGNTRELSHIIERLVVIVDELIIKPCHLPKHLFELKKNSNINLEFNSLKEIIENYEEKVVKDLYQRNSSSRKLAERLKISQSKANNLIQKYIEK comes from the coding sequence ATGGAAAACATAGATATTAATCTTGAAGAATTTGTTAATATTATTGATAATTTATATGATGAAATAGTAATTTGGGACAATAATTATAAATTAGTATACATAAATTATCCATGTTTAAGGCATTATGGAGTTCATAGAGATGAAATAATAGGGAAAAAATATTATGAAATTATAGACAGAGAATATTGGAATCCGCAAATGCTTCCTTATGTATATGATGAAAAAGTGTCTGTTATACAAAAGCAGAAACTATCTATGGGAAGCGAATCAGTAACTATTGCAACTCCTATATTTGATAGGAATGGTGAGCTTAAATATGTAGCTATGATTGGTAGAGATTATATTAATAATATTAATCATTACAATCCAATAGAAATAGAAAAGTCAAAAAAAGAATATTCACAAGACAATGAATCAGAAATTATTTATAAAAGCGAAAAAATGAAAGATATTATAAATATTGCAAATAAAATATCTAAAGTTAGTTCTCCTTGCCTAATAATGGGTGAAACAGGAACAGGTAAAACCATGCTAGCAAGATATATGCATAAAAAAAGCAATAGAAATAATAAACTTTTTGTAGATATAAATTGTGCTAGCTTTAGCAAAGAATTAATTGAATCAGAATTATTTGGTTATAAAAAAGGAGCATTTACTGGAGCGAGAAGTGAAGGGAAAAAAGGACTTATAGAAATTGCCAATGGTGGAACATTGTTTTTAGATGAAATATTTGAATTGCCGCTTGACTTGCAGGCAAAGCTGTTACATGTAATTCAGGAAAAAAGATTTTTACCAGTGGGAGGAACTGAAAAAATAGAAGTAGATATAAAAATTATAGCAGCAACTAATTGTGACTTAAAAAAAATGGTTGAGGCAGGACGATTTAGAGAAGATTTGTTTTATAGATTGAATGTATTTGAGATTTTAATACCTCCATTAAGAGAAAGAAAAACAGATATTACATTGCTAACTTCATATTTTTTAAACTATTTTAATAATAAGTACGATACAATACATGAAATATCTGAAGAAACTTTTGCAATAGTAAATAATTATTCATGGCCTGGAAATACTAGGGAATTATCGCACATAATTGAAAGGCTAGTTGTTATTGTAGATGAATTAATTATAAAACCTTGCCATCTTCCAAAACATCTTTTCGAACTTAAAAAAAATAGTAATATTAATTTAGAATTTAATTCTCTAAAAGAAATAATAGAAAATTATGAGGAAAAAGTGGTAAAAGACCTGTATCAAAGAAATTCAAGTTCAAGAAAGCTTGCTGAAAGATTAAAAATTAGCCAATCAAAAGCGAATAATTTAATCCAGAAATATATTGAAAAATAA